The following coding sequences lie in one Pontibacter sp. G13 genomic window:
- a CDS encoding ankyrin repeat domain-containing protein yields MQQTNTIFEAIRNQDLPAVKELLTANPALIEETDARGSSPLLLATYYGSEPLTQYLLSLNPDLEKQDGMGNTALMGVCFKGYAPIAALLIEAGANVNATNGQQTSALSFAAMFGHLEIVNRLLEAGADPSIKDERNLGPADHARAKGFKEIVQVLSA; encoded by the coding sequence ATGCAACAAACTAACACCATATTCGAAGCGATCCGCAATCAGGACCTTCCAGCCGTCAAGGAGCTGTTGACCGCCAACCCTGCCTTAATCGAGGAAACGGATGCACGCGGTTCCAGTCCGCTTTTGCTAGCGACCTACTACGGGAGCGAACCACTCACCCAATACTTGCTGAGCTTGAATCCAGACTTAGAGAAACAAGATGGAATGGGCAATACGGCCTTGATGGGGGTATGCTTCAAAGGATATGCGCCTATCGCGGCACTGCTGATCGAGGCAGGTGCAAACGTCAATGCGACCAACGGCCAACAAACTTCTGCACTGAGCTTTGCGGCGATGTTTGGGCATTTGGAAATCGTGAACAGATTATTGGAAGCAGGAGCCGATCCGAGCATCAAGGATGAGCGGAATTTAGGGCCCGCGGATCACGCTCGCGCGAAAGGATTTAAAGAGATTGTTCAGGTGCTATCGGCCTGA
- a CDS encoding MFS transporter, with protein MEQTTLGLRANARQFTLLVIVNAFVGGMVGLERTLLPEIAEQELGVAATSAILAFIVVFGISKALTNYYTGALANKWGRKRLLVLGWLIGLPVPLILMFAPSWNWIIFANVLLGINQGLAWSSTVVMKIDLVGDKQRGLAMGLNEFAGYLAVALVAFGTSWIAAEYGLRPYPFYLGIAIAVMGLLLSWIWVKDTVHHARNEAPAPDQIRLKQPFWDTTWKDRVLGSVSQAGLINNLNDGMVWGIFPVLLAQRDFTLEQIGLITAVYPGVWGIGQLFTGAMADHFPKRGLLFGGMLLQAVALGGLLWATSLTHFLGLSSILGFGTALVYPTFLATIAERTHPLDRANSIGTFRLWRDLGYAIGAVLTGIIADLFHIEAAIAGIAGLTLISALILRWRIPTPLKAHSPTT; from the coding sequence ATGGAACAAACGACCCTAGGACTTCGAGCCAATGCCCGGCAATTCACCCTACTGGTAATCGTCAATGCCTTTGTGGGGGGCATGGTTGGACTGGAACGCACGCTCCTGCCGGAAATCGCCGAGCAGGAATTGGGCGTCGCAGCGACTTCGGCCATCTTGGCATTCATCGTGGTGTTTGGGATCTCCAAGGCGCTCACTAATTATTACACCGGTGCCCTCGCCAACAAATGGGGCCGTAAGCGCCTGCTGGTACTCGGCTGGCTGATCGGGCTACCTGTCCCGCTCATCCTGATGTTTGCGCCCAGTTGGAACTGGATCATCTTCGCCAATGTGCTGCTAGGCATCAATCAAGGGCTGGCTTGGAGTAGTACCGTCGTCATGAAGATCGATCTCGTGGGGGATAAGCAGCGGGGCCTCGCCATGGGCCTCAATGAATTTGCTGGATATCTCGCGGTAGCCCTAGTGGCTTTCGGGACAAGCTGGATCGCTGCCGAATACGGCCTCCGCCCCTACCCTTTCTATCTCGGAATTGCCATCGCGGTCATGGGGCTACTGCTCAGCTGGATCTGGGTCAAGGATACCGTGCATCATGCGCGTAACGAAGCTCCCGCGCCCGATCAGATCCGGTTGAAGCAACCATTCTGGGATACGACCTGGAAGGATCGCGTGCTCGGTTCTGTCTCCCAAGCGGGCCTCATCAACAACCTCAATGACGGCATGGTCTGGGGGATTTTCCCCGTGTTGTTGGCCCAGCGGGACTTCACGCTGGAGCAGATCGGTCTGATCACCGCAGTCTATCCGGGCGTGTGGGGAATCGGCCAGCTCTTCACAGGGGCGATGGCGGATCACTTTCCCAAGCGAGGATTGCTGTTTGGGGGCATGTTGCTCCAAGCGGTGGCCTTGGGCGGATTGCTCTGGGCTACGAGCCTGACGCATTTTCTGGGGTTGTCCTCGATATTGGGCTTTGGGACTGCGCTGGTGTATCCGACCTTTTTGGCGACGATTGCCGAGCGCACCCACCCGTTGGATCGCGCAAACAGCATCGGCACCTTCCGATTGTGGCGGGATCTAGGCTATGCGATCGGCGCGGTATTGACGGGAATCATAGCGGATCTCTTCCATATCGAGGCTGCCATTGCCGGAATTGCGGGCTTGACGCTGATCTCCGCGCTCATCCTCCGATGGCGGATTCCGACGCCCTTGAAAGCTCATTCTCCCACCACGTAG
- a CDS encoding acyloxyacyl hydrolase has translation MKKRLLFILLIATANMALAQNEAPPKLPPIPGIDEGQFAVFNQRSFLVAAGLAAGSYLLAELAFDDENLNFYQVHAGYFAMNRDYNLFMENFGIEKRLAPWYGISLELVNQQWTSPGYNGMGMGLNGYYRWYLFGGKRLAPFIEAGTGLFFGFQKFPENSSQFTFNLTTALGLEYTFSNQNRFRVNYGHIHHSNNGLMPVNRGSIGNGFTATYLWFWKASKW, from the coding sequence ATGAAAAAGCGACTGCTATTTATTTTATTGATCGCGACTGCGAATATGGCTCTGGCCCAAAACGAGGCGCCGCCCAAATTGCCACCGATTCCGGGCATCGATGAGGGGCAATTTGCGGTATTCAACCAACGGTCATTTCTGGTGGCGGCGGGTTTGGCAGCAGGTTCCTATCTGTTGGCGGAATTGGCGTTCGATGACGAGAACCTGAATTTCTACCAAGTCCATGCGGGATATTTTGCCATGAATCGAGACTACAATCTTTTCATGGAGAATTTCGGGATCGAAAAGCGATTGGCGCCTTGGTATGGCATCTCGCTGGAACTCGTCAATCAGCAATGGACCTCGCCCGGATACAATGGGATGGGCATGGGGCTCAATGGCTACTATCGTTGGTACCTGTTTGGCGGGAAACGCCTCGCGCCCTTCATCGAGGCTGGTACTGGCTTGTTTTTTGGTTTCCAGAAGTTTCCGGAGAATAGCTCGCAGTTCACTTTCAACCTCACGACTGCACTGGGGTTGGAATATACTTTCTCCAACCAGAATCGATTCCGAGTCAATTACGGCCACATTCACCACTCCAACAATGGTCTGATGCCTGTGAACCGCGGCTCGATCGGCAATGGGTTCACCGCCACCTACCTGTGGTTCTGGAAGGCTTCGAAATGGTAA
- a CDS encoding VCBS repeat-containing protein translates to MNRIVWMMIGLAWSSSLFAQGCARTYTHIPVDSSRSKWGDFADPFWLKYFGMVVSDANGDGLLDICSGRTLYLNPADDLSSTWHKVDLGLAVDVIASMDVDGDEFPDLIAQALPNLYWLEAQDPASTQWKAQRIAQIPRTSHRNSQGFLAVDLIAGGREEFLIASGGQLHLIQIPTNPAKHTWRVQVLADSIMDEGLAVGDLNGDGRIDICTSQTAPKGQETTQILWMEQPAQPDQDWRTHPLGQTNHAVDRLAIGDLNGDGKLDIVATEERWPGKEPDANVFWFEQVDSLQWERHWIATQYSTNNLDLADEDQDGDLDLLTAEHKGPNLELQLWRNDGSGQFSKEVLDTGKEQHLGSQWHDLDADGDLDIVGIGWDQYEFLHVWRNERHSTDFPAWERISTDDEALALPNSGTQQTAALTVDLNGDGAEDFLIAERTEAPALTAYLFDGNGWIRHVADSGKLNIEAGATHADIDGDGDQDVVFGGSSKSNQLWWWENPFPNFDPTHPWKRHAIKQDGAPKHHDQLFGDFDGDGQQELVFWNQGARSLMLAEIPNDPRSADGWDIRPIYTYTGDSEMQPALGLGGYPGWSGVNEHEGLTSIDMDGDGILDIVGGGRWYRFDGEQFQAHIIDASYVFSRSIVGQFIEGNRPEVILCVGDGKGPLYLYEWIEWEGWKGSKRGTGTWKRTLLVEEIDNGHTLQALDFNGDGHLDFFTAEMRLGGKNPDARMRIFLGDGQGGFIAREIATGFGVHEGQMADLDGDGDWDILGKPYNWATPQLNLWINQTLQPR, encoded by the coding sequence ATGAATCGAATCGTATGGATGATGATCGGCCTTGCTTGGAGTTCCTCCCTATTTGCCCAAGGTTGCGCTCGCACTTACACACATATTCCGGTGGACAGCTCTCGCAGCAAATGGGGGGACTTTGCCGATCCATTTTGGCTGAAATACTTTGGGATGGTCGTCTCCGATGCCAATGGCGATGGCTTGCTGGATATTTGCTCAGGACGGACCCTGTATCTGAACCCTGCCGATGATCTGAGCAGCACTTGGCACAAGGTCGACCTAGGCCTAGCCGTGGATGTCATTGCCTCGATGGATGTGGATGGAGATGAATTTCCCGACTTGATTGCTCAGGCACTTCCGAACCTGTATTGGTTGGAAGCGCAAGATCCAGCCTCTACACAGTGGAAAGCACAGCGGATCGCTCAGATTCCCCGAACCTCCCATCGCAACAGTCAGGGATTTCTCGCTGTAGATCTCATTGCAGGGGGTCGGGAAGAATTCCTCATCGCCAGCGGTGGACAACTTCACCTGATTCAGATTCCCACAAATCCGGCCAAGCATACCTGGCGGGTACAGGTATTGGCCGACTCCATCATGGACGAAGGGCTTGCCGTGGGGGATCTCAACGGAGACGGCAGAATCGACATCTGCACCAGTCAGACTGCACCCAAAGGTCAGGAAACCACCCAAATTCTGTGGATGGAGCAACCGGCCCAACCCGATCAGGATTGGAGGACTCACCCGCTTGGTCAAACCAATCATGCGGTAGATCGCTTGGCGATTGGCGATCTCAATGGAGACGGAAAACTTGACATTGTAGCGACCGAAGAACGATGGCCCGGCAAAGAGCCCGATGCCAATGTCTTTTGGTTTGAGCAGGTCGATTCCCTCCAATGGGAACGGCATTGGATCGCCACACAATATTCCACCAACAACCTTGATTTGGCCGATGAAGATCAAGATGGCGATTTGGACCTTTTGACCGCAGAACACAAAGGCCCAAACCTAGAGCTGCAATTGTGGAGAAACGACGGCTCTGGGCAATTCTCCAAAGAAGTCCTCGATACCGGCAAGGAGCAGCATCTGGGGAGTCAATGGCATGATCTCGATGCGGATGGAGATCTCGACATCGTGGGAATCGGCTGGGATCAATACGAATTCCTCCACGTCTGGAGAAATGAAAGGCACTCAACAGACTTCCCCGCCTGGGAGCGTATTTCCACTGACGATGAAGCGCTTGCGCTGCCCAATTCCGGAACCCAACAAACCGCGGCCCTGACGGTCGATCTCAATGGAGATGGCGCGGAGGATTTCCTGATTGCGGAGCGTACGGAAGCTCCGGCATTGACCGCCTATTTGTTTGATGGAAATGGATGGATTCGCCATGTGGCGGATTCTGGCAAACTCAATATCGAGGCGGGGGCTACCCATGCAGACATCGATGGAGATGGGGATCAAGACGTGGTGTTTGGGGGTTCCAGCAAAAGCAATCAACTCTGGTGGTGGGAAAATCCCTTTCCAAATTTCGACCCGACTCACCCTTGGAAACGTCATGCGATCAAACAAGACGGCGCACCCAAGCACCACGATCAGCTGTTTGGGGACTTTGACGGAGATGGTCAACAAGAGCTGGTATTTTGGAATCAAGGAGCTCGCAGTCTGATGCTCGCGGAGATTCCCAATGATCCAAGATCCGCCGATGGTTGGGACATCCGACCGATTTACACATACACGGGAGACAGCGAGATGCAACCCGCGTTGGGGTTGGGAGGATATCCCGGCTGGTCTGGAGTCAATGAACACGAGGGCTTGACCAGCATCGACATGGACGGCGATGGGATCTTGGACATTGTTGGTGGCGGAAGATGGTATCGATTTGATGGGGAACAATTCCAGGCCCACATCATCGATGCCAGCTATGTATTCAGCCGCAGTATCGTGGGGCAATTCATCGAAGGCAATCGCCCAGAGGTCATTCTCTGTGTGGGAGATGGAAAAGGCCCACTGTATCTCTATGAATGGATCGAATGGGAAGGCTGGAAAGGGAGCAAACGCGGCACAGGCACTTGGAAGCGGACACTGCTGGTGGAAGAAATCGACAACGGACATACCCTTCAGGCCTTGGATTTCAATGGCGACGGTCATCTGGATTTCTTCACTGCGGAAATGCGGCTGGGAGGCAAGAACCCAGATGCGCGGATGCGGATATTTTTGGGTGATGGGCAAGGCGGGTTCATCGCTCGGGAAATTGCTACCGGATTTGGTGTGCACGAAGGTCAAATGGCAGACCTTGACGGTGATGGCGATTGGGACATTCTCGGAAAACCCTACAATTGGGCCACCCCTCAACTGAATCTCTGGATCAATCAAACCCTCCAACCCCGATAG
- a CDS encoding GrpB family protein: MKPIVVLPYSHEWPRSFEALKSVIEPVISPFITAFEHVGSTSVPGLASKPIIDIDIVVASAASMEAVIKLLETLGYRHRGDLGITGREAFIRTDSHVPYTERRIIWPTHHLYACMENSLGLRNHLLLRDYLRAHPDEAEAYGALKRQLALKFPGDMDRYIAGKTQFITDILAKQGVSTHSLAQIRKENDLPTD; this comes from the coding sequence ATGAAGCCTATTGTCGTACTTCCTTATTCTCATGAATGGCCCCGCTCATTCGAAGCGCTCAAATCGGTCATTGAGCCTGTGATCAGCCCATTTATCACTGCGTTTGAGCATGTCGGATCTACCTCGGTACCGGGCCTGGCTTCCAAGCCCATCATCGACATCGACATTGTGGTGGCATCTGCTGCTTCCATGGAAGCCGTCATCAAGCTATTGGAAACCCTCGGGTATCGACATCGTGGGGATCTGGGCATCACGGGACGCGAGGCATTCATTCGAACGGACAGTCATGTGCCCTACACGGAGCGGAGGATTATTTGGCCGACTCACCATCTCTACGCATGCATGGAAAATAGCTTGGGGCTCCGCAATCATCTTTTGTTGCGGGACTATCTTCGAGCGCATCCTGATGAAGCAGAAGCATACGGCGCCCTCAAGCGGCAACTCGCCTTGAAATTCCCGGGAGACATGGATCGGTACATTGCGGGAAAAACGCAGTTCATCACCGACATCTTGGCCAAGCAGGGAGTATCCACCCACTCATTGGCACAGATCCGCAAAGAAAACGATCTCCCTACAGATTGA
- a CDS encoding AraC family transcriptional regulator, protein MAKWVDRHIFTSEAAELMLHHHCSPEMESYQFDHLLYVYVQRGEKHIHFSGGHGLILQEGQLMMSSGQIQAEAKTPGADDGRPVHCVTLEIDSQKIEQVLDKVRARYELPWTTKTLNWSPGPCDVYQGPEASQIAQTVHKLQQIHTQDTMMKDYMIDLSVEELVLSTLQCDMRGRLLHHADQHAHVHPLAFAATFIQERLQSRIDLDDLADRASMSRPTFFRQFKQHFGMSPVSYIKQERLKAAKVLLADPAKSVASVSYEVGYSSPSYFIKHFRESYGMSPTAFRKVNL, encoded by the coding sequence ATGGCCAAATGGGTGGATAGACACATCTTCACAAGTGAGGCAGCAGAGCTGATGCTTCACCATCATTGCTCTCCAGAGATGGAATCCTATCAGTTTGATCACCTCCTGTATGTCTATGTACAGCGTGGTGAAAAGCATATTCATTTTTCAGGAGGTCATGGACTGATCTTGCAGGAAGGGCAATTGATGATGAGTTCTGGACAGATTCAGGCTGAGGCCAAGACCCCGGGCGCGGACGATGGACGCCCTGTTCACTGTGTGACGCTGGAGATTGATTCCCAAAAGATTGAACAAGTCCTCGACAAAGTTCGGGCCCGATACGAGCTGCCTTGGACTACCAAAACCCTGAATTGGTCCCCCGGACCTTGCGATGTGTATCAGGGACCAGAAGCTTCCCAGATTGCCCAGACCGTCCACAAACTGCAGCAGATCCATACGCAGGACACGATGATGAAGGATTACATGATCGACTTGTCTGTGGAGGAATTGGTGTTGTCTACTTTACAATGCGATATGCGGGGGAGATTGCTGCATCATGCGGATCAGCATGCCCATGTACATCCATTGGCATTCGCGGCTACTTTCATTCAGGAGCGGCTTCAGAGTAGAATTGATCTGGATGACCTCGCGGATCGAGCAAGTATGAGCCGCCCCACCTTCTTTCGGCAATTCAAGCAGCATTTCGGGATGTCCCCGGTTTCCTACATCAAGCAGGAACGTCTGAAGGCAGCCAAGGTATTGCTGGCAGATCCCGCCAAATCGGTCGCTTCCGTCAGTTATGAGGTGGGCTATTCCAGTCCTTCCTATTTCATCAAGCATTTTCGGGAATCCTACGGCATGTCTCCGACGGCATTCCGGAAGGTCAATCTGTAG
- a CDS encoding long-chain fatty acid--CoA ligase → MLNLSTILSHSALRYPDRTAFTFMDMDVTFAQVDAAANQIANGLVAKGIKPGDKVALSCLNLPYFPMIYFGILKAGAAVVPLSVLLKTDEIEYHLIDSDAKAFFCFIGTEELPMGKMGREAFGRVDACQHFFTIMPKPDMLSPWGGETLGSLMSGQSPAFDPEQTGAEDTALIIYTSGTTGKPKGAELTHSNLLQNAIVCGDFLRVTQEDTQLIVLPLFHIFAMTVLMNTGIYKGAKSVLLPRFEADAVFGLMQKHQVSVFAGVPTMYWGLLNAPQSDQFDYQAIAGHLRIAVSGGASLPVKVLEDFESRFQVPIMEGYGMSEGSPVVTFNQLEVGRKPGSIGTPVWGVDVKVVDEHDQEVPIGEKGELIYRGHNVMKGYYNKPEANAITLRNGWMHSGDVAIKDEDGFFYIVDRTKDMIIRGGLNVYPREVEEVIMKHEAVSLVAVIGIPDEQMGEEIQACVVLKDGHTLESQTLIEWTKERIAAYKYPRAVQFLDALPMSATGKILKKELRKQQSLSHTA, encoded by the coding sequence ATGCTAAATTTATCCACTATTCTATCTCACAGCGCGCTCCGATATCCGGATCGAACGGCCTTCACATTCATGGATATGGATGTGACCTTTGCCCAAGTGGATGCCGCTGCGAACCAGATCGCCAACGGTCTCGTGGCCAAAGGGATCAAGCCCGGGGATAAAGTGGCCTTGAGTTGTCTCAATTTGCCATATTTCCCGATGATCTACTTTGGCATCCTCAAAGCCGGAGCCGCAGTCGTGCCTTTGAGCGTCCTGCTCAAGACAGACGAGATCGAATATCATCTCATCGACAGTGATGCGAAAGCATTTTTCTGTTTTATCGGGACCGAAGAGCTTCCCATGGGGAAAATGGGTCGGGAAGCTTTCGGCCGTGTGGATGCGTGCCAACACTTCTTCACGATTATGCCCAAGCCTGATATGCTTTCTCCTTGGGGAGGAGAAACGCTTGGCTCACTGATGTCTGGCCAATCTCCGGCTTTTGATCCGGAACAGACAGGGGCGGAAGATACGGCCTTAATCATCTACACTTCTGGAACTACTGGTAAGCCCAAGGGAGCGGAGCTGACCCACTCCAACCTTCTGCAGAACGCCATTGTATGTGGGGATTTTTTGCGCGTTACTCAGGAGGATACACAGCTCATTGTGCTGCCTTTGTTCCACATCTTTGCCATGACCGTCCTCATGAACACGGGGATCTATAAAGGGGCCAAAAGCGTCCTGCTGCCTCGATTCGAAGCTGATGCTGTGTTTGGGCTCATGCAAAAACACCAAGTAAGTGTGTTTGCGGGAGTTCCTACGATGTACTGGGGATTGCTCAATGCTCCCCAATCGGACCAATTTGACTACCAAGCCATTGCTGGCCATCTGCGAATTGCCGTTTCGGGCGGTGCATCTCTTCCCGTCAAAGTGCTGGAAGATTTCGAATCGCGGTTTCAGGTGCCGATCATGGAAGGCTATGGCATGTCCGAAGGCTCGCCCGTAGTGACCTTCAATCAATTGGAAGTGGGACGAAAGCCCGGCTCCATCGGGACTCCGGTCTGGGGGGTAGATGTGAAAGTGGTGGACGAGCATGATCAAGAAGTGCCTATTGGGGAAAAAGGCGAATTGATCTACCGGGGCCACAACGTCATGAAGGGGTATTACAACAAGCCCGAGGCCAATGCCATCACCCTTAGGAATGGCTGGATGCACTCAGGGGATGTGGCGATCAAAGATGAAGATGGATTCTTTTACATCGTCGACCGCACCAAGGACATGATCATCCGTGGGGGACTCAACGTCTATCCGCGCGAGGTCGAGGAGGTGATCATGAAGCACGAGGCGGTTTCGCTGGTAGCTGTGATCGGAATTCCGGACGAGCAGATGGGGGAAGAAATTCAAGCCTGCGTCGTCCTGAAAGATGGTCACACGCTGGAAAGTCAAACGCTCATCGAATGGACCAAGGAGCGAATTGCCGCATACAAATACCCCCGAGCCGTGCAATTCCTCGATGCACTCCCGATGAGTGCCACCGGAAAAATCCTAAAAAAGGAACTCCGTAAACAACAGTCTCTTTCTCACACCGCCTAA
- a CDS encoding aldehyde dehydrogenase family protein, with the protein MQTLDLPTNRQLIDIDALFDLQSAHQYTVGNTTAKERIAKLDQLHKVVMDMRPQIREALYLDYRKPPAEVDLTEIYVVTGEIKHAKRHLRKWMRPHRVTTPLAFMGASSHIRYEPKGVCLVIAPWNYPFQLALAPVISAIAAGNTVVLKPSEHSPYCSAILKDIVGRVFKPEEVAVVEGGVETSTALLAKPFNHIFFTGSPTVGKIVMEAAAKNLASVTLELGGKSPTIIDETANIAGTIKRLTWGKFSNCGQICIAPDYVFVHESRHDELVEALRDQLLEFYGADVSESDSYMRIINGNHQKRIASYLENAVQKGAKIAVGGRLNADQDFIEPTVVTDVPLDSALMTEEIFGPILPIIKYRDLNEVIGFINRGEKPLALYIYSRDKRNTELILKNTRAGGTCINNSDIHFFNNNLPFGGSNNSGLGKSHGWYGFESFSNARSVMRQHIPGALELLMPPYNGTKLKLIDLTIKWF; encoded by the coding sequence ATGCAAACCCTTGATCTCCCGACCAACCGACAACTCATAGACATCGACGCACTCTTCGATCTTCAAAGTGCGCATCAATATACCGTCGGCAATACCACTGCCAAGGAACGAATCGCCAAGCTCGACCAACTTCACAAGGTCGTGATGGACATGCGGCCCCAAATCCGGGAAGCGCTATACCTAGACTATCGCAAACCGCCAGCGGAGGTGGATCTCACCGAGATCTACGTCGTGACAGGCGAAATCAAACACGCCAAACGCCACCTCCGGAAATGGATGCGGCCCCATCGTGTGACTACGCCCCTGGCATTTATGGGAGCATCCTCCCACATCCGATATGAACCCAAGGGCGTCTGCCTCGTGATTGCGCCGTGGAATTATCCGTTTCAATTGGCGCTGGCGCCCGTGATCTCTGCCATTGCAGCGGGCAATACCGTTGTCCTCAAGCCCTCGGAGCACAGTCCGTACTGTTCCGCCATCCTCAAGGATATTGTGGGGCGGGTATTCAAACCCGAAGAAGTAGCCGTTGTCGAAGGCGGCGTAGAAACGTCTACGGCTTTGCTCGCCAAGCCATTCAATCACATCTTTTTTACAGGATCACCGACAGTAGGCAAAATCGTCATGGAGGCCGCTGCCAAAAACTTGGCTTCCGTTACCTTGGAACTCGGCGGCAAATCTCCGACCATCATCGACGAGACCGCCAATATCGCAGGCACCATCAAGCGCCTGACTTGGGGAAAATTCTCCAATTGCGGGCAGATCTGCATCGCGCCGGACTATGTATTTGTACACGAATCCCGACATGATGAATTGGTAGAGGCCCTCCGGGATCAATTGTTGGAATTTTACGGAGCGGATGTCTCCGAATCCGATTCCTACATGCGGATCATCAACGGCAATCACCAGAAACGGATCGCTTCCTATCTCGAAAATGCCGTCCAGAAAGGCGCCAAAATAGCCGTCGGAGGGCGCTTGAATGCCGATCAGGACTTCATCGAGCCGACCGTGGTGACAGACGTACCGCTGGACTCCGCCTTAATGACCGAAGAGATTTTCGGCCCGATCTTGCCGATCATCAAATACCGCGACCTCAACGAAGTCATCGGATTCATCAATCGCGGCGAAAAACCACTCGCGCTCTACATCTATAGCCGCGACAAGCGAAATACCGAACTGATCCTCAAGAATACCCGCGCCGGCGGAACCTGCATCAACAACAGCGACATCCACTTTTTCAACAACAATCTCCCCTTCGGAGGTTCCAACAACTCCGGCCTCGGCAAGAGCCACGGCTGGTATGGATTCGAGTCGTTTTCCAATGCACGCTCCGTCATGCGACAACATATACCGGGAGCCCTTGAGCTGCTCATGCCTCCCTACAACGGCACCAAGCTCAAGCTCATCGACCTGACAATTAAGTGGTTTTAG